The DNA segment acaattgaacgatgctcaattaccatgaaaaagagtttagcatacattaatacaaatgtagaatatggtagaaattttaaaacaacactacagattatgggcttcattatataacgaatttaccaaaattttaatatttttgtaggggttagccaatagattttgagaaaatttcaaaaatatgacaatattgttttaatgcctagttgcatcctccactaacatatgattatgttcaaagaggtttagagcctttgttgtctccgttattcaagaaaattgtgattttatcgtggttattccatcgatttagggagtattataaagttttactaaattaattgataaaaacaattgaacgatgctcatttacaatgaaaaagagtttagcatacattaatacaaatttagaatatggttataaattttaagacaaccctaaagattataggctttagtatataaagtatttaccaaaaacttaacatttttgtaggggttagcccatagattttgagaaaattttaaaaaatatgataatatttttttaatgcctagttgcatcctgcactaacatatgatgatgttcaaagaggtttggagcctttgtcgtctccgtttatcaagaaaataataattttatagtggttattccatcgatttagggagtgttatgaagttttactaaattaattgataaaaacaattgaacgatgctcatttaccatgaaaaagagtttagcatacattaataaaaatgtagaatatggtagaaattttaaaacaacactaaagattatgggcttcattatataacgaatttaccaaaaattcaatatttttgtaggggttagccaattgattttgagaaaatttcaaaaaatataacaatattgtttaatgcctagttgcatccttcactaacatatgatgatgttcaaagaggtttggagtctttgtcgtctccgtttatcaagaaaataataattttatagtggttattccatcgatttagagagtattatgaagttttactaaattaattgataaaaacaattgaacgatgctcattttccctgaaaatgagtttagtatacattaatacacGACCCCTGCTCTTCATGAATGAGTAGCGGTTTCGGCTTTTGATTTCATCGAAAGGGCAGATGAAACAATCGGAGAAGAGGCAGGGGAGTTGCTGATTGGTTTCACAGTCGCGGAAGAGGCGGTGTTCTTTTTGTTGATCTTGCGGTCGCCGGGGACGTTAGGGTTTCCTTTAGGTTCCATTGGAAGCAATATGTGAGTGAAATTTTGTGTGAGTTTTATCAATCGTACTTGAAAGAAAATCTAAGAAAAGGAGTTATATAGGAGGAGGAATGGTGAGGAAGATGAAAACAATATTGAATGAGATGGAAAAATGATTGATTAGGGGAGTAATGGTGAAGCAATTGGATGAAACCGATATGCAGAGACGATAatcgaagaagaggaagaggcgACGGAAGCCAAATTCAGAGATCGAGAGAATATCAGGAGTACGCCTTACATCTCATAACAGGCCAAGATAAATTAAAGATCAGgcccaaaaatatcaaaattcgGAGCCCAATTGCCGAACACAACAGGCGGAATACGTAGCAAAATAACTACTTCCCATTGGCTAATTATAAAATCCGACGTGGATAGGTTCAGGGGCTCtcatatcccccttttagtatagtatagaaaAATAGCAAATATAACTAggaatagtttaaaatttacaaCTAAAAATTATTTGGATTTTAGAAagtgttgctcaaaaaaaacttttttttttacaaagttTGGTTTTATAGATTGTTTGACCTCTAGCTTTCAACTTCCAAATGTGTGTAAACTAGCATGTTTTTgttgtttagaaaaaaaaaactagcatgttgtgttttagttttagttttggtCTTTGGCTTAGGAAAGAATTAGCATAGTCTTGGTAAGTTGGTATGTTCAATACATATAACAGTCATGTTTGGGATATACTGTAATCTCATTGTGATTTTAATCAATATAAGTTCTATAATTAGCCAAACAAATGCAAGTTTACTACAATCAATATCAATTCTATGGTTTTTACATTGTCACTTTGATTTTATAACAAATAACTAGAAAAAGCAGAGAAGAAGAAGTCCACATACTACTACAGCAGTACAGCTACTAGTATGAACAAAAGAAGCCACCTACTACAATTTTCAAACCTAAATATATTGACTTTGTTTGGTCCAAGAAGAAAAGTCAATAAGAACACTGAGTTCTGTGAGATCGGTCTCTGAGAATCCCATTGTACAGAGCCATCCGGTTCGCTGGCATCGTGGATATTCCACAAACCGAACCGGTTTTCCCCGGTTGAGTCACTGACTCATGTACTATTCTCCGACTCAACTCCCTCCTCTTCCGGTACTCTTTCCCGTTCCCTTCCGTATCTTTCACATTCTCCGCGAACctaactttcttcttcttactccTATGTTTCTTCATTGCCTCTGCATCACAAGAACCAAAGAAAACCTTATTTTCTTCAAATGAAACTTCCGAGCCATTGAAAAAAAGAACGTACCTGAAGAAGATAGACAAGAACGGAGGAGTGGTGATGGTGGAGTCTGATCACGAACCTGCGAGGTTTGATTCCCATAGAACTGACGAGCCGTCGCGAGAAACAGAGCAGTGCTTGAGAAAACCATGGCCGTTGCGATCGCGACGGTGCCATTAGAACAACCCAACATAAGAGACATGTGCATGACGTTTCTTTAACCAACGGACTTGAAGATACCCAGAGAAAATAGAATGTGAACTGAGCTGATCGATGATTGGTTGTTGAGACTTGGGAGAGACGT comes from the Brassica rapa cultivar Chiifu-401-42 chromosome A01, CAAS_Brap_v3.01, whole genome shotgun sequence genome and includes:
- the LOC103840517 gene encoding uncharacterized protein LOC103840517, with amino-acid sequence MHMSLMLGCSNGTVAIATAMVFSSTALFLATARQFYGNQTSQVRDQTPPSPLLRSCLSSSEAMKKHRSKKKKVRFAENVKDTEGNGKEYRKRRELSRRIVHESVTQPGKTGSVCGISTMPANRMALYNGILRDRSHRTQCSY